TTCATTCCATTTCTTCAACGAAAATGAAGGTATATTGCTCGGTGACCCGAAAAATGGAGTCTGGGGCGTTGGATATACAAGTGATAAAGCGCAAACATGGCAATTAGTTACAAATATTCCTCCTCCACTCAATAATGAAACAGGATTAGTTGGTTCAATTTGTCAGACTGGTGATAGTGTATGGTTTGGTACAACTTCAGGACGTGTTTACAGAACAACTGATAAGGGTTATACATGGAGCGTGCAGGTTGTCAGAGCAGGTGGTTTTATTACCGGAGTTACTTTTAATGGTGATGTAGGTGCTTGTATATATGCCGAGTCAAGTGCTCAGGGTTCACCAAGGAAAATGGCTGTTACCACTGACGGAGGTAACACATGGCAACTTGACGCTTATGATTTTACTGCAAATATGCAATCTCCTGTAGGAATTTATGCAATACAAGAAACCGATGCGATAATTGTTCAGAATTTTGACGGCAAACTTTTTGCTACTGAAGCTTTAGGAAAAAGCTGGACACCTGTCTTAAATACTAAGCGTGATAATTATTATCATGCATATTTTAATCAGAATAATAACAAAGTATCTGTATTTACTTCAGGTCTAAGTGAAGTGAACAGATTGGACTTCACTTACTCTACAGCAGATACCCGTAAGGAGCTTGTATTTGTATTTGGTAGTTCACTTGAATTTGGAGATGTTGTAATAGATGCGACATCCACACTGAACAAAGAAATTAGAAATGTTGGCAATTCTGAAGTAAATGTCGAATCAGTTGAATTTATTCCTGATGATGGCACTGAAAATACAGATTTTACTATTCTGCAACCAAATTTAAGACTCGTTTCACCAATTCAGAATGGACAGGTCAGAATCAGATTTTCGCCCAAATCTGAAGGACTTAAATCTGGTATTGTAACAATTAAATCTGATGCAGATAATAACGAAATTAAGCTCAACATTTCAGGAAATGGTGTACTTGCAAGTAGCATCAACGGTAAAAATATATTTTCAAATATTATAATTTCTCCTAACCCATCAAGTGATTTCATCACAATTCAATTCAGCAACATAGGGCTTCAGCCCTTTGCAGCGACTGAAAAAGTGCAAATATTCGATATGCTTGGTTTAGAAGTTATGTCTGTAGGGATAGGGCTTGACCTGTCCACACAAAAAATTGATGTATCACATCTGCCGGCAGGAGTGTATTTCATCCGTATTGGCAATAAGATAGAGAAATTTGTGAAGATGTGAGTTAGTAAAAAGTTATAAAGTTATTGAGTTGAAAGTTAAATCACAAGTTGCAACAAAGGGCTTCAGCCCTTTGCGTTCAGATTATGCAGCAAAAATAGATGTCCTACACTTCGCAAGTGTAGGACATCTTGCTTTTTGAAATTTGTAAAAAAATAAAATTTTATTTGTATAATATTCAGAAATTACTTATTTTAGCTATATGATAATGGTAACTAAGAAAAAATATGATTTTGATGGGTAAATATCATAAAATTTATAGTAACATTGCCCTATCTCTTGGGGAAAAAATATATCTTTTTGCCATATTGTTATCTGCATATTTCAAACGCTTTATCTCTCCTTTATTACTTCAACAGAAAAAGATTTTTTGTTTGATAAATTTTGTCTCAACGAATTCTCAACGAATTCTCAACGAATTCTCAACGAAAAGTATTTACACAAAATTAAAATATTTATTTTATTTGAGGAGCTTCAAATTCCCGGAATTACGATTTAGCGGCAGATAAGATTGACATTTTAATAATCTTTTCTGTCGCTAAAATGGTATAGTGCTGGACTTCTCTTTTAATAACGAAAGTCCGTCTTATGATTTTTAACAATTTTTATAATTGTTTAGTAAGTAAATAAAATAACTATTTATATAATTATTAAGGAAATTTAGCTATGAAAAAAGCTGTTTTATTCCTGTCATTTTTTATTTTAATGATTTTTAGTGGCTTAAACCTTAAAAGTGATGTTCCATCTTGCGGTTATGGATGGAATTCTGCTTTTTATCCGGATTTTCTTGAAGTAAGGCCAGGTGTATTTTGCGAGGTTACAATATTTTACTGTTGGAAATATGAAAATGATCAATTATTCATACATGTTAGAGCAGTTTCCTTTTTCGATAAGTACTGCTTAATCGGTGCTGAAATATCTAATTCTGATTTATTAAAAAAAGTTACAGAATCAGTGATTGATAATAGTACCCATTTACTAAATATACCACCATGTCCTGACTCAAATACTTTAATTCAAGTAAAAAATTTCTCATGTTGGAAATTTGACGATACTTCAATAATACCAGAACAAGATTTAATATTGAGGCCATGCATAGAATCAATTTATAATTGTATTTCAGAATGGAGTGTATGTTTTGACTATTCAAAAAGCCCTCCGGAATTAGTTAAAACAAAAATATCTGGAAGCGGCACTAGCATATGTCCGGACTTTGGCGTGTTTTATCCCGACCCAATTCCCGTAGGATGTTTTCATTTATGTGATTAATTGTAAACTGCCTTCGCCAATTTTTTTTGGCGAAGGTGATATTTTTTTAAATTGAATTGGAGCTAATTATTATGCTTAAAATATTGTCCTTAATACTAACATTTTTCACACTGCAAATTTTGGCTTTTGCATCTCAGGATATGTTTTATAGGTTGGATTCAGATTTTCGTGGTGCCTGCTTTTTTGGTGAAAGTAGTTTAATAGTTGTTGGAAGCAATGGAATGGCAATTGTTTCGCTTGATAATGGAGAAACCTGGTCGGGAAATCCCACTAATACTTCAAACAGCTTACTATCAGCTGCTTATCAGCAGAATACCAATTGCCTTTTTGCGGTTGGACGTAGTGGAACTGTGATTAAATCCTCAAACTTAGGTGAGAAATGGGAAATTGTCGATATTGGTGCTGATACAACTCTCAATACGATAATATTTTATAAGAATATTGGTATTGTAGCAGGAGATAACGGCAATTTATTCAAAACAACTGATAATGGGATTACTTGGTTCAAGATTAACTTAAATACTAAAAGCAAACTTGTAAGTTCAGAAGTATTAAATAATGGTAGAATTATTATAAGTGATTTATACGCAGGGGTTTATATATCTGATGATGGTTTTGAAACATGGGAATTTAACGATTATTCTTCTTTGATAAATAATAGTGTAATAAATAAGGTAAGAAGCTCCTGTGAGACTGTAATAATTAATTCATTAAGGGGGTTTCTGAAATCTAATGATAATGGTGCTAACTGGGAATTTTTCAATTTTAATGAAAGAGTAGTTCAGGATTTTATTATTTTTGATGATAGTAGAATTGTTGCTCTATGCAATCCTGTTCCGGGAGATATAGCAAACTTGGTTAATCTTTATGAAATTTACTTTACTGATTCTATCAAATGTAATTTTTATAATTATAATCATGACTTTTCAAAAGCATCGTATTTCTCGTCTGCCCTTGGTTTGGCTATTAATAGTTTTAGTGAATCCCGAAAAGCAGTAATTTACGGACAGCACAATTCAATAGTTTTGTCCGAATTCCCTTATAATCAATGGTATATGAAGTCTTATCTTGACATATCAGGATTTAATCCAATTTTTTTCCTGAATTCAAAAACCGGTTTTTTAGGTTCGAAAAGACAAAAAGTATTTCGAACAACAAATGGTGGCATAACATGGCTCCCACAAATGGAGGATGATTTTTTGGGTTTTGATGTAACACATCTACATTTTAATGACACTATTAATGGTATTTCCTGTACAAGCTCATCGTACTCTAACGCCTTTAACAGAACTACTAAGGATGGTGGAAGAAGTTACAAAAATATTGAAGATAATTCAATTAAGGGAGGTAATTACTCATATTTTAATAGTGATATTTTTGTTTCTCTAAAATACAAAACAACAATCAGAGAAATATTTTCGAGTATAAGTTTCAATAATTTATTAAATAATAAAAATAACCAAATTTATCTTGATTCATTTTTCCTTAATAACGCTAAAGCACTTTCTGAAAGCAGTTGGATATTAGCAGGTTCAAGATATGAACAATACGATTTTGATACATTGAATATGAGAATCATAAAAAGAACATATCCGGTTGTATTATTGACACAGGATTTCGGCGCAACTTATGAAATTATTAAATCAGATTTTGATTTTACATATCCATTAAATTTTCATTCATTTCTGGATGGAAAATTAATAATTATGTCAACATTAAAAGAATCTGATGAAGGAAATATTTATCGTAGTTATAAATCAACAGACCGTGGGTATTCCTGGGAATTAGTTTTTGAAAGCATGGATATAAAACCGTCCTTAATTGAAATATATGAGGATGGTAGCGGATTTATGATGGGTTCATTTTTGCAAATACTTACAACAAATAATTTTGGTGATACTTGGGAAATTGTATCTGATGATAAGTTTTTTAAATATGAATTATACAGATTTAATTATGTTGACCAAACACTTTTTGCAGTTGGGAATAACCAATTATTCAAGTTGAAGCCGGGAGAAAAAATCCCGACATCAATAAAGGAAGTTGAATCTGTAGAAAGCGGTCCGCCACCGTTCTGGCTATATCCACCTTACCCAAATCCTGCAACAAACAGAATTTCGTTTTCGTTATTATGGGATAAAAGGATATCGGAAGATGGTCTCAAAATTGAGCTATTTGATGTCCGTGGAATAAAAGTAATGGATATAACAGATATGCCCAAAATTTTTGAACTTGACAATAAAGCAACAGTAACATTCCACCCGAGCGGTTTATCATCAGGAATTTACTATTTGCGGGTTCAATATGAAGGATTTAGTAAAGCTATGCCAATTTTCATCAGCCATTAAAATTAGTAAAGAAAAAACTGATTATAGATAATTTTTGCAACTTGTTTTATGATTTTGCCTGTAAGGACACGATATGCCGTGTCATTACAACCTGCTCCATTGTTGAGAAGTTTGTGAAGATGTAACTATGTTGAATGTTGAATGTTATTGAGTTGAATGTTACAGAATTAAAGTTATTAAGTTAAAAGATATTGAGTTGAATGTTAAATCACAAGTTGCAACAAAGGGCTTCAGCCCTTTGCGTTCAGATTATGCAGCCAAAATAGATGTCCTACACTTCGCAAGTGTAGGACATCTGATACAAATTTTTAAAATACTACCTGACTACAAATTGAAAGCCGTATTCTTTTGTGAGTTTACCTGCGATTTTTTCTGCGGATTTTTGGTCTTTATATCCCCAGATTTTGACCCTGTAAACAGGTATATTATTTTGCAAATATCTTTCGTAATAAGCTCTGTAT
This is a stretch of genomic DNA from Ignavibacteriota bacterium. It encodes these proteins:
- a CDS encoding T9SS type A sorting domain-containing protein produces the protein MLKILSLILTFFTLQILAFASQDMFYRLDSDFRGACFFGESSLIVVGSNGMAIVSLDNGETWSGNPTNTSNSLLSAAYQQNTNCLFAVGRSGTVIKSSNLGEKWEIVDIGADTTLNTIIFYKNIGIVAGDNGNLFKTTDNGITWFKINLNTKSKLVSSEVLNNGRIIISDLYAGVYISDDGFETWEFNDYSSLINNSVINKVRSSCETVIINSLRGFLKSNDNGANWEFFNFNERVVQDFIIFDDSRIVALCNPVPGDIANLVNLYEIYFTDSIKCNFYNYNHDFSKASYFSSALGLAINSFSESRKAVIYGQHNSIVLSEFPYNQWYMKSYLDISGFNPIFFLNSKTGFLGSKRQKVFRTTNGGITWLPQMEDDFLGFDVTHLHFNDTINGISCTSSSYSNAFNRTTKDGGRSYKNIEDNSIKGGNYSYFNSDIFVSLKYKTTIREIFSSISFNNLLNNKNNQIYLDSFFLNNAKALSESSWILAGSRYEQYDFDTLNMRIIKRTYPVVLLTQDFGATYEIIKSDFDFTYPLNFHSFLDGKLIIMSTLKESDEGNIYRSYKSTDRGYSWELVFESMDIKPSLIEIYEDGSGFMMGSFLQILTTNNFGDTWEIVSDDKFFKYELYRFNYVDQTLFAVGNNQLFKLKPGEKIPTSIKEVESVESGPPPFWLYPPYPNPATNRISFSLLWDKRISEDGLKIELFDVRGIKVMDITDMPKIFELDNKATVTFHPSGLSSGIYYLRVQYEGFSKAMPIFISH